From the genome of Bos javanicus breed banteng chromosome 23, ARS-OSU_banteng_1.0, whole genome shotgun sequence:
GTGCTTCAGAAGTATTCTGTATCTTCATGATCAGGTTGTTGAGAAACAGATTAAAGGATCCACTGCCACGATCATCAGGGTCATTTTCTGGATAAAAGCTCCAAAATTTTCTCCTTTACAATCTGTTTAATTCTAAGTTGATATGTCCCTATCTGGGCACATTATATTCTTTCAACTATCCTGAGAGAGGAGTGCATATTTCCTCTCTAAAGTTTATTCGTTTTCCCATTATCATTCCCaagaaaatatctataaaagCCATCAGAGAAGGCCATTTTCAATTAGCTCCCTGACTCTGGGTTTGAGTAAAATCCCatctatatatttttcagaaaatatgacACTGACAACAACCTATGATTATTTGGATTGAATAATcaactaaataaattaatatttctctctgtttttcagatGCAGTAGTAGTAGAAAATGGTAAGTTCCATTAGCCATTTTACACTGTGCACATAGTCTTTGGATCTTTTGTCCATGTTGCCTTGTTCCTTGTTTTACTGTCCTTGAAACAAACATGTTCCTTATATGCTGTATGACTTAAATTTACATCATTGTGCCTTACTTTTTCTCACTCCAAATGAAGTCAACAAAGTTGTTTCCATTTGCACTTAAACACTATTGCATTTAAATTATTCATGCTACAAGTTGTTccctgttaaaaaataaacatacatgaaCCATATTTGATAATGAATTCCATTAGTTATACACTTCTGAATTTCTGGAATATTTAAGTGGAGGAAATATGCATTTTGTCTAAAATGTGCTCAGAGAATTTGCTTTTTACAGCACTATACAAATTAAGTAAAGTTTATTTTGCCTCTTATTGCAGATGTTTAGAATTAATTACCCTCTATTAGAAGGAATATTAGGTAATAAATAATCTTTTGTTCCCAGTGAGTAACATCAGTAAAAGGTAAAAACTGAGGAAATGTAAAAAAGTACTAATTGACAAGTTATGGGGGAATGAACTCTCacttttcatctctatttttttGAAGACACGAGTTCAGAGCAGCAATACTGATCATTAAGTTGATGAAAATTTTTGAGTGAAGGTTTCCCTGTAGAAAGAAAATGGCCATGGGAAATTTGAacaaactataattcaataatttCATTGTATTGTGTTAAGAACACTTATGTGAGATATAATAAAAGTTCATGTGTACAATGCAATGTTGTTTACTATAGATACAATGTTGTACAGAAAATCTCTAGAATTTATTTCTCTTGCTTAACTGAAATGTCATGCCCATTCATTAATAATTTCCTATTTGACCATCAGCCTGGCCCTTGGCAATCCTCACTTCACATTTttattctatgaatttgactgttgTAGATACTAGATTTaggtggaatcatgcagtatttgtctttttgtgcctGGTATATTGGcttataaatttcttttcttgaGATTTTGTATTAGATTTCTTCTGTGGTTTTGGCAttagggtgatgctggcctcaaAAAATGAGCTTGAAAGTTTCCTCTCCCcttcttttttgaaagaatttgagaaagtttggcattaatttttcttaaatatttcatagtaaaatacaaagaaaatagagaattttGAAAGGAtcaagagaagagagaaaccCATATACAAAAATACGCTCTTAAAGCTATCAATGGATTTCTCAGAAGAAACTTTTTAGGTCAGAAGAGACTTGGATAATATACTCAAACtattgaaagaaaaacaactgcCCAACAAGTATATTATATCTGGCAAAACTAAACtccaacaatgaaaaagaaagaaaaaatttgcaGATCAAAAAGCTGACTCATAACCACTAAACctgctttacaagaaatgttaaatgaaGTTTTTCATGTAGAAATGAAAGGATATTAATTAGTAACAtaacatttgaaaatatgaaaCTCACTGGTGAAGTTATGCAGTCAAATTCAGAATACTGTAGTACTGCAATGGTACATAAATCACTTTTACATAAATCGTACATAAATCACTTTTCACTctagttttaaaaaagttaaaagataaaactgtttaaaacaaataaagaaaccaacagatagctagtaggaaactgctataacacagggagcttggctcggtgctctgtgatgaactagaggggtaggataggagctaggagggaggctcagaagggagaggatatgtgtatacttatagctgattcactttgttgtaaagcagaaaccaacacaatactgtgatgcaattagcctccaattaaaaatgaattaaaaaataataatttgttaataGATACTCAATACAAAAACAGGTAAATTATGACATCAATAACATAAAATAgaagaataaatggaaattttctttcaaacttatacaaaaatcaactcaaaatggattaaagacttgaatttcagacttaaaactattagaagaaaacCTAGAGAAAAGTCTCTTTGACACTAGTCtggatatattttttatatgacTCCAACAACACaggtaataaaaattttttgaaaacagaCCAATGGGATTTcatcaaaagcttctgcacagcaagggaaaggacCAACAAAGTAAAGAGCAACcaagagaatggaagaaaatattcacaaaccatgtatctgaaagggttaatatccaaactatATAAGGAATTCAATAGCAAAAACCAAATAACTCAAAATGGCAAAACCCAAAAAACCATTTTGCTGAAAACAGCAAAAACCAAATAAGtcaattaaaaatggacaaaaaatttgaataaacatttctcaaaaaaaacatacaaatgggCAATAGgtttgtaaaacaaacaaaaatgttccaaatcactaatcatcagttcagttcagttcagtcgttcagtcatgtccaactctttgcaaccccatggaccgcagcacgccaggcctccttgtccatcaccaactcccagagtttactcaaactcatgtccattgagtcagtgatgccatccaaccatctcatcctctgtcatccccttctcctcccaccttcaatctttcccagcatcagggtcttttccaatgagtcagttcttcatatcaggtccccaaagtattggagtttcagctacaacattagtccttccaacacTAGTCCTTCCTGGCCCAGTTATTTTCAATTTCCAACCATAGTTATgaatcctctttcatttttatttttactcatttgATTGTTAATTTGCCAAATCACTCTTCCTTTTggatcctattttttttttcactcaaatgTCATTGATAATAAATCACTAAAGTCTAAAGTTATGTCCTGAGATAATTACAcagttctttttaatattctagcacaaaattatttataattctatATCTCTACATATCACATGATAGTGTTCTTCAAATTGTAGTGATATTTTCAGTAGAATGGGTTATAGAGATGTACCTCTTTAATTACAAAAAGAACATGACTTGAAAATGTCGCAGAAACAATCATTAGGAGAGGTAGAGCTTTGGTTGCAGCTTTATAATGTTCAGAAAACCTGTCTTATATTGTGTGTTTAGATATTTTCTCTCATAGAGGAGTAGAAACAGTAAAAAGCATGGTTGTTGAGAAACAGAATCTCTCTCAGAAAAcctactcctttctcctggattcAGCACCCATGTGATTGGGTTAAGTTTCATTCATGCATGAATTAAACAGAAACTCACATACAACAAGGTAGAAAATTAATTGGTGGCAATAACGGTTGTAAAAAGAGCACTCAGAAACCTGACAGTATATGATCTATGCCAACAGTGCTTCGTTATTCCTTTAAACACTGTTTGCGGCAACTTTATACACTGTAGCTACTACAATGATAAGAATTGACTAATACATCTAAAAACATCCAATGACCATACTAAAGCTAATGAACAAGACAATAGGAGCCTAAATATTGCCGAAGGGATCAAGAGTCATTTTACAAATTAACCACCAGAAGTAATAATCCTAAAACATTTGTCAACTAACTACATTAActccatttctcctttcttcatttACTGTAGCATATCTCTGAACAATACTGACCTCTGAGtcaatttctgtgtgtgtgtgttcatctgaAACTGGATATGGTTaatattaaatatgaattttccAATAAATTTGCATTGTCTTTGTAGTTTTTCCCCATGTCATTtacacttattttcctttttttttttttttttttttagaagtactTCGGAATAAACTAGGTAAATTTTCTGATGTTTCATTAGTCTTGATCCCCTTTAAAATGATTGATGCAACATTTAACATTGCCTGACTTCTCATCTGTATTCCTTGTTATTGGCATGCCTTTCTCCTGCGTGTCTATTAGTTCCACCCTAATATTTTGGTGTGGGAATTCTCCCATTTtaaatctgtccatttctgttTCCACACCTTCTCTAGTTTTCCATTCCTTCTCTTATCACTTCATACTGTGCATTCCCTATAAAGACTGGCTTCTTCTGCCTTGCAAGGACTTGCAAGTTTCATTAAGAAGTTGGTGAGATGAAAGGCATGAAGTTGATAGGTAGATGGTTTCTATTCTATATATGTTTTCTAGAAAACATTCAATGATGTAAGTTAATAGGAATGGAAAGAATTTAGTTAGAGCCATGACactcaattctttggctttcttcAGTAGATGATAAAACCAGACACTATAGGCTTTCACAACTGATTTTGAAAGTCCTTCAGTTGACAACTAAATTAAATATATTGCAGTTGTGTTAAGTGTAAAGATTTGGAAACCATCTGCCTTACAAAAATATTGTACCCCAACTTATTACAGCCATTCACTTTATCAATGTTTGTGACATCTTCCTGAAAGACTTTTTCAGGACTTACATATTTACCCTAAATATACAAATGATGTTTGCACTTAATGATATCCTGCTTAATCTGATATATTTAGAAAGATttgtaaaattagaaaatcaatATCACTACACTACAATGAAGATAACATTCACTCTAAGATTattttattaagtatatttttGATCAAAATTTTTAACTACTTATATCCTTAAAACCATGCataaaaaaaatatgtaccaGATCAAATCCTAGTTAGTTTCTGTCAACACCTTAGCCATTCTTCTTATTTAGTCAATTAtggaattcatttctttttctcacttttctaaGATAGAAGTGGAATTCCTTGCCATTTTCccatttttgtattgttttgttttgttttgttttctgattacATTCATCCTACCATTTTCTGTGAACTGGAAATTTTCTGTGAACTGGAAATTTTCTGTGAACcagcttattttcattttctgtgttgttttccCTTGACACTTATTTGAGTTTCTTCCATTTTACTTTTCAGGGGAACTTCAGAATGAAATTGGTAACTGTTATTTTTACAGCCTTTTGGTGATGTAATTTCTAGAAACACACTTTCTttgtttcccttccttcctctgatATAATCTTCAGATAATGATCATAATTTCATCATAAGCTTATTGACATGAAAGGGATTAGGCTAGAAGAATATGGTTTTCTCCattaataataaattttctttaaaatgtggttTTCCCCATTTAATAGAAAGTTTTCCTTAACTTGGGTTCTCCAAGTTGTCCTCTGAGATGCAAGGCCCATTGTTTTGTACATGATATTGTCCCAGTTCTTAGAAGGCTGAACTCAGGCTCCAAACCTGGTGAGTGAGAGTTCATCCAGAAGGACTTTGTCTATTGATAACAAATGTAATCTTAAGACTTGCTAGTGAACTTCTCTTGACCATATTCTCAAGACACCAAGgtatataaatgtttttcttgattttgccttgttatttttgtttcctatCATAGCTATTATTCTTCTTTCATATTTGCTTTGATTAATTCAATTATTCAACAAATTGTTCATCCTTTAGCATCTTTTGTATTGCATTTAGACTCAGAGAAACTTCATTGATAATATATTCCTAAAttctaaaatgattttataaGATATTCCAATTCAATTTTAGTAACCTATTATAAGAATTATTTATATCCTCATCATTCTACATGTCAAACTGTATTCTTCATACTCTAGTAAATGTTTCATATGGAATGAACTTTAGAGATTTCTGTCATTATTTTTGAATGAGCAATACCTGATCAGTATGCAAACACAAACATTGGCAGATGTGTGGCTTTAATTGCCTCTTCCTTATGATGTTAAGAAATCCTGTCTCATATATGTGTGTTTCTATATTGTCTCTCAGATAAGAGGAAAGCTCAATACAAACATGGTGAGTAATGCTTAGCTCTCAGAAAACTCCATTCTTGTGTCTATCTTGAGTCTTGTCTCTAGTGCAGTAGGATAGGatgggaaaacaaaataaaaatgtctgtaGTCAGCAAAGAAGAATTTCTAACACTACCTTCTAAATTCTGTAATTTCAGTGAATTGTCTTTGAAGGGTAAATGATGAGTGATTCAgcatattttttctcctttcttcctttcttccttctcatctttACTTAATCTTCCTCACCCTCCTCCAATATCCttctgatcttttgttgctgCTTTATTTCTACCTTTCCTACACCTGAccacttttattttcatgtttgaaaaaaacagaatatgaaGATAATACAGGATAGAAAGAGAAAGCTCAAGGGATTCaaaacaagaaagggaataaagaaaacagaaaaagaaaacaatagtaaGAGAAATCTGGTaaggaaaaaaaaggtaaagggtttcctattttgttcttttgcagCCTGGAGGAATGTACCATTATACCCTGGTGAGTTACATAGACCCTGCTGAAGAAAATTCTatgatcaaaaatattttaaatgaacatcTACTGTGTGTAAAACATATACTGAAAATCAAAGAAACTCCAAAGCATACATAACATGAATTCCATAGATTACTCATATGATAAGAGATAATAATGTGTGTGAAATGCTAAATTTTAGCAGACTTTTTAATTGTCTTGCATTCTATATAAAGTGGTTTTCACTGGCTAAAATCTGAGGAAACTAATGTGATCAACAAGCTATTTTGTCAGAAACACCACATTCCCTATTTTCTCTCAAACACTGTAAATAAAGTCTAGATATTTATCCTGCAGGAATGTCAACCTAGAGGGTATAGGGATGGGTCAAGTCTCAAGTCAGACATAATTtagaagaatgttttaaaaaacagtttaacTTATAAAAgggtattttcttttattgctatTATTCTTGAATTAATCCTAGGGAGTTTATATTCATAGTATTTTTGACAGACAGGCAGCTTTGTTTTTCAGATGGTAGGTTCTCATGTTCACTTGTTCCTTGTAGATTGGAGGAAAGAAGAATTCAAAGCTGGTGAGTATGTGATGATCCACAAGGGACCTTTTTCTTTGTGGGACAGTCTGGAGGAATGTTGGGTGGAAGCGAGCTGATCTACCCAGGGTGAAAGGAGTCCTTACAGAATGAGAACCCTCTGTCCCAGGTCTACTGATACCCTTCCCAGAAACATGATGGTCTGCTTGTCTTTGCAGTAAATATGACCCTGGATGCAGCCACTGCTCATCCTGCCCTCCTCCTGTCTGAAGAAGGGAGACAAGTTTCCTGGCAAGAAAGATGTCAAGAAATTCCCAGCTCCTCAGAGAGATTCAGCTCCATTCCCTGTGTGCTGGGTCAATTGTGCATCATCTCAGGGAGATACTCCTGGGACATAGAGGTTGGGGACGCCTGTTCCTGGGACCTGGGAGTTTGTAGGGATAATGTAACAAGGAAGGGTAGGGTCACAATGTCCCCAAAGAATGGTTTCTGGGCCATTAGGTTCTATGAGGGGGAGTATTGGGCCCTCACCTCCCCAGAAACCCGTCTTATTCTAAGAGAAAAACCCGTTATTGTGAGGGTATTTCTGGATTATGAGGCTGGAGATGTATCTTTCTATAATATGACAGATGAATCCCACATCTTCACCTTTCCCCAGAACACATTCTATGGTGTCCTAAAACCACTTTTCAGACTTTGGTCCTCTGAGTCAGGCTCCCTAACCATCTGTGTAGGTGAAGAATGTGCGATGTTGTAATTCATATGTCTACCCCACTCCATGAGAAATGATTACTTTGATCCCCAATGAAAATCACAATTCTCCCCCAATGAGatacaaatagatatttttcttattccttaCTTGTTCATTCTCAAGATGAAGCTCTGGACACAGACTGATGATTGCCTCATATCAATTCTCCCTTCCTCTTTATTTTatccttctttatttatttatccttctTAAATCTTCTTTATTTATCCTTATTATTATACTTTCCTATGACAGCTAATATAAATATTAGATTTCCTTATCTCTCTACTGAAAGTgaataaatgatgatgctgtaTATCAGCTGAATTATAAGGATGTGTCCTTAAAGGTAAATTGTGCCTTTctattcttctttactttctgctgaCTGTAATATATCATGATGGCTAGAACTCTgcagggagcgagctccgcccatgccaaaggtcatgaggaaggaggcttggcatacgcaaaggcgggatcaaggctcaggagtccccctggaaattctcgagcatctacccccaaaaccagagtctgcctactttctgccttgtgctttcacctacacctctgactttacggggggctgtcccccactacctctctctgaaaaaagagttagcttacagttccagttaacaattcctgggtgtgacagtgtttcaacctacaaactcctttggaaatcctctagcctgcctgaataggtttttccagccacatgtgattgctcagagcctcccaactgtgagaggcatgagatgttctaaactgtctaaatacagattcctttgagcagttaaaagattgattagaaattgtattggtgaagggtttttcacttgttgggccaatgtttgctgctaagtctccatatcccttacctgctgtgtccctggcagtgtattgattaatataattggtgtaaatagtagctttaatgtttgtaacctgggaccctagagttaattctttttcttgttatagcccaccacacctttgctctgtaggaatgcaactttatctaatgcttttggagggtggcgcttgactaatcacctttagagaaaaataagttttctgaagaaaagatcttaaaatgttaacaggcctctgggccagaagatgatgcaaatcacctaagcttctgcatatgataagtttgcaggaagaaagcctggcttactgcaagactctaccccttcccccattatcctctatgcataacttaaggtataaaaactactttattcagcctcttttctccactgaatttcctcactgagctatccttatttcagcctcttttctccactgaatttcctcactgagctatccttattctattactctttatatccttaattaaagtttaattaagcagttgtttcctgatcctcgccgacgccatccccgcttcgaattccctggatccaccggggctggacgcCGGCAGAACTCGAAAACTATATGACATGTAATATGACATGGAgtggagaaattaaaatgaactgGGTTTTTGACAATTTCATGGGGCTACTCTATTACCCAGTTCTAGAATTCTTTTCTGTGAGACATAAACGTATATCTTTAATCAACTTATATGTTGGATATTTGTCACTTGTGATTCTTCCCCTTACTGATGCACTCTCCTTTTTAAGTTTGGCAGCAGATGACACCCACAATTGAATATGCAGGTGAAACTGGAGGTGTAAAGTTCTGTACTTGATCACTTAACTACTCCTACTCCTCCAGTGTGTCAGTCTCATTAAGCccctttatttcttctaattcaTCAGTCACTCCTAACTTCATACCCTTTCCTATTTATGTACCAGGGCTAATAATTTCAAGTATGttcttattaataaataaaactcttATTGTCTTTGTCCTGTCACATCAACCTGGCAAAATTCCAAATATGAATTGATCTAATTATCCACTTCTTATGTTGGTAATTTATCGTGCGATAACAATTCATGCAAATGAGTAGATTGTTTTCCTTATACATGTGTAATCACCTATCAACTCTTACACACTAGTATTATCTGGTAATGCTCCTTTGCATCTCTAGCTATTTGCAATTCCTTATTTTGCAATCAATTTCATTAAAAAGGGCAAGGATAGATATAGTTATGAATGATTTgcattgtatggcagaaaaccaacacaacattgtaaagcagttatccctCAATTaaggagtaaataaataaaataaaaatacaaacacctACTCAGCAATATCTCCTAGggaataatataaatgaaaaatattttgacaataaatacaataaaaattctaattaaGACTgacaaaaaaattttattaaaatttccctttctttAAACTTCTAagtcttattgttgtttagtcacccagtcgtgtctggctctttgtgaccccacggactgcagcatgccaggcctccctgaacctcaccatctcccaaagcttgcccaagttcatgtccattgcatcagtgatgccatccatccatctcattctctgatgccttcttttcctcctgccctcaatctttcccagcaccagggacttttccaatgagtcaggctGTTCACATCAatgtgaccaaagtactggagcttcagctttagcatcagtcctcccaatgagtattcagggttgattttcccttaagattgactggtttgacctccttcctATCCAAAGGACCCTCAGgactcttctccagccccacagttcaaaggcatcaattctttggggttctgccttctttacagtccagctctaaCAATCATATGTGACCActaggaagaccatagccttaactatacagacatttgtcaacagttatgtctctgcatttcaacacactgtttaggtttgtcatagctttcctgcc
Proteins encoded in this window:
- the LOC133236462 gene encoding butyrophilin subfamily 1 member A1-like codes for the protein MTLDAATAHPALLLSEEGRQVSWQERCQEIPSSSERFSSIPCVLGQLCIISGRYSWDIEVGDACSWDLGVCRDNVTRKGRVTMSPKNGFWAIRFYEGEYWALTSPETRLILREKPVIVRVFLDYEAGDVSFYNMTDESHIFTFPQNTFYGVLKPLFRLWSSESGSLTICVGEECAML